A genomic window from Sorex araneus isolate mSorAra2 chromosome 2, mSorAra2.pri, whole genome shotgun sequence includes:
- the LOC101539706 gene encoding olfactory receptor 7A17-like has protein sequence MYLITVLGNLLLILAVSSDAHLHTPMYFFLSNLSFVDICLTSTTIPKMLQNILTQSKAITYEGCITQMYFFLLFVALDDFILTVMAYDRYVAICHPLHYTVLMNPRLCVLLVLVSWVIIVALFYCTGIGVYMSTAGTQNSHSTAIASVIYTVVTPMLNPFIYSLRNKDIKMALKILFEKESIKV, from the exons atgtacctgatcaccgtgctggggaacctgctcctcatcctggccgtcagctcagacgcccacctccacacgcccatgtacttcttcctgtccaacctgtccttcgTGGACATCTGTTTGACgtccaccaccatccccaaaaTGCTGCAGAATATCCTGACCCAGAGCAAAGCCATCACCTATGAAGGATGCATCACCCAGATGTATTTTTTCCTACTCTTTGTAGCATTGGATGACTTTATCCTGactgtgatggcctatgaccgctatgtggccatttGTCACCCCCTACACTACACGGTCCTCATGAATCCTCGCTTGTGTGTGCTGCTGGTTCTGGTGTCTTGGGTCATTA TTGTGGCCTTATTCTATTGTACTGGCATAGGTGTGTACATGAGTACTGCCGGCACCCAGAACTCACACTCCACTGCAATAGCTTCAGTGATCTACAccgtggtcacccccatgctgaaccccttcatctataGTCTGAGGAACAAAGACATTAAAATGGCCCTGAAAATTCTCTTTGAGAAAGAATCCATCAAAGTTTAG